A stretch of Ciconia boyciana chromosome 18, ASM3463844v1, whole genome shotgun sequence DNA encodes these proteins:
- the QRFP gene encoding orexigenic neuropeptide QRFP — translation MRAPYSLSCLFLLSLGACLPPSERQEPGDPGEGTLLKPSWQGAAEDSGACWRAGAKRRRSEELSALLGIAQELRGYGKEGSRQRLGRQGGSELLPLGGEKRSGTLGNLAEELNGYNRKKGGFTFRFGR, via the coding sequence ATGAGAGCACCCTACTCGCtgtcctgcctcttcctcctgagCCTGGgagcctgcctccctcccagtGAGCGGCAGGAGCCAGGAGACCCCGGGGAAGGGACCCTGCTGAAGCCCAGCTggcaaggagcagctgaggactcGGGTgcctgctggagggcaggagcgAAGCGGAGACGCAGCGAGGAGCTGAGCGCGCTGCTGGGCATCGCCCAGGAGCTGCGGGGCTACGGcaaggagggcagcaggcagcggctgggcaggcaggggggctCCGAGCTGCTGCCGCTGGGAGGGGAGAAGCGCAGCGGCACGCTGGGGAACCTGGCCGAGGAGCTCAACGGctacaacaggaaaaaagggggCTTCACCTTCCGCTTCGGGAGATGA